In Streptomyces seoulensis, the following are encoded in one genomic region:
- a CDS encoding bifunctional GNAT family N-acetyltransferase/acetate--CoA ligase family protein — protein MQTPADRQDRHEYPAHWEADVVLRDGGTARIRPITADDADRLVSFYEQVSDESKYYRFFAPYPRLSAKDVHRFTHHDFVDRVGLAATVGGEFIATVRYDRIGADGMAASAPADEAEVAFLVQDAHQGRGVASALLEHIAAVARERGIRRFAAEVLPANTKMIKVFTDAGYTQKRSFEDGVVRLEFGLEPTDRSMAVQLAREQRAEAHSVRRLLAPGSVAVIGVGRASGGVGRSVLGNIRDAGFAGPLYAVNNAFPDGCHEVDGVPAYRSVREIEGPVDVAVVAVPADAVPSVVAECGEHGVQGLVVLSAGYAESGPEGRERQRALVRQARAYGMRIIGPNAFGVINTAEDVRLNASLAPEMPRPGRIGMFAQSGAIGIALLSRLHRRGGGVTGVTGVSTFVSSGNRADVSGNDLLQYWFDDPDTDVVLMYLESIGNPRKFTRLARRTAAAKPLVVVQGAGSAPQGHAVRATRLPHATVSALLRQAGVIRVDTITELVDAGLLLARQPLPAGPRVTILGNSESLGILTYDRCLAEGLRPSRPLDLTTGATAADFHRALAHALADDTCDAVVVTAIPAIGEGSPGDAELAEALRSAAAAVPGKPVLVVHVELGGLAEALSAATSTAPRAGAPVLPPVPVPDGAPEEDGPRLIPAYPAAERAVRALAEAVRYGQWRREAADPGKVPEYDDIDERKAAEIIAGLLERGEGFAVGPEDTRELLATYGIHVRPALFAPTPDAAASAAHCLGYPVALKATAPHLRHRADLGGVRLDLTDEEQLRRAYGELTELFGPPEQLRPVVQAMAPRGVDTVVRAVIDPAAGAVLSFGLAGAASQLLDDMAHRLVPVTDRDATSLIRSIRTAPLLFGWRGSTPVDTPALEELLLRVSRLVDDHPEVTAITLEPVVVAPHGTTVLDATIRLAPPPARNDQGPRTLPTY, from the coding sequence ATGCAGACCCCGGCGGACCGGCAGGACCGGCACGAGTACCCCGCCCACTGGGAGGCGGACGTGGTGCTGCGCGACGGCGGTACCGCGCGCATCCGGCCCATCACCGCCGACGACGCCGACCGTCTCGTCAGCTTCTACGAGCAGGTGTCCGACGAGTCGAAGTACTACCGCTTCTTCGCGCCGTACCCGCGGCTCTCCGCCAAGGACGTGCACCGCTTCACGCACCACGACTTCGTGGACCGGGTGGGGCTCGCCGCCACTGTCGGCGGCGAGTTCATCGCCACCGTACGCTACGACCGCATCGGCGCCGACGGCATGGCCGCCTCCGCCCCGGCCGACGAGGCAGAGGTCGCCTTCCTGGTGCAGGACGCCCATCAGGGCCGGGGGGTCGCCTCCGCGCTGCTGGAGCACATCGCGGCCGTCGCCCGGGAGCGCGGCATCCGGCGCTTCGCCGCCGAGGTGCTGCCCGCCAACACCAAGATGATCAAGGTGTTCACCGACGCCGGGTACACCCAGAAGCGCAGCTTCGAGGACGGCGTGGTCCGGCTGGAGTTCGGGCTCGAACCCACCGACCGCTCGATGGCCGTGCAGCTCGCGCGGGAGCAGCGCGCGGAGGCGCATTCGGTGCGGCGGCTGCTCGCCCCCGGTTCCGTGGCCGTCATCGGCGTCGGCCGCGCGTCCGGCGGGGTCGGCCGCAGCGTCCTCGGCAACATCCGGGACGCGGGGTTCGCGGGCCCGCTGTACGCCGTCAACAACGCCTTCCCGGACGGCTGTCACGAGGTCGACGGGGTGCCCGCGTACCGCTCGGTCCGCGAGATCGAGGGTCCGGTGGACGTCGCCGTGGTCGCCGTGCCGGCCGACGCGGTGCCCTCGGTGGTCGCCGAGTGCGGGGAACACGGTGTGCAGGGGCTCGTCGTGCTGTCCGCCGGGTACGCCGAGAGCGGGCCCGAGGGGCGGGAGCGGCAGCGGGCGCTGGTCCGGCAGGCGCGGGCCTACGGCATGCGGATCATCGGCCCCAACGCCTTCGGCGTCATCAACACCGCCGAGGACGTACGGCTCAACGCCTCCCTCGCCCCCGAGATGCCCCGGCCGGGCCGGATCGGGATGTTCGCCCAGTCCGGGGCCATCGGCATAGCCCTCCTCTCCCGGCTGCACCGGCGCGGGGGAGGGGTCACCGGGGTCACGGGCGTCTCCACCTTCGTCTCCTCCGGCAACCGCGCCGACGTCTCCGGCAACGACCTCCTCCAGTACTGGTTCGACGACCCCGACACCGATGTCGTCCTCATGTACCTGGAGTCCATCGGCAACCCGCGCAAGTTCACCCGGCTCGCCCGGCGCACCGCCGCCGCCAAGCCGCTCGTCGTGGTGCAGGGCGCGGGGTCCGCCCCGCAGGGGCACGCCGTACGGGCCACCCGGCTCCCGCACGCCACGGTGTCCGCGCTGCTGCGGCAGGCCGGGGTGATCCGGGTCGACACCATCACCGAACTGGTCGACGCCGGGCTGCTGCTGGCCCGTCAGCCGCTGCCCGCCGGGCCGCGCGTCACCATCCTCGGCAACTCCGAGTCCCTCGGCATCCTCACCTACGACCGCTGCCTCGCGGAGGGGCTGCGGCCGTCCCGCCCGCTGGACCTGACCACCGGCGCCACCGCCGCCGACTTCCACCGGGCGCTCGCCCACGCCCTCGCGGACGACACCTGCGACGCCGTCGTGGTCACCGCCATCCCCGCCATCGGGGAGGGCTCGCCGGGCGACGCCGAGCTGGCGGAGGCGCTGCGCTCGGCCGCCGCCGCGGTCCCGGGGAAGCCGGTGCTGGTCGTGCACGTGGAGCTGGGCGGGCTGGCGGAGGCGCTGTCCGCCGCCACCAGCACCGCCCCGCGCGCGGGCGCGCCCGTGCTGCCTCCCGTACCGGTGCCGGACGGCGCCCCCGAGGAGGACGGCCCCCGGCTGATCCCGGCCTACCCCGCCGCCGAACGCGCGGTGCGCGCGCTGGCCGAGGCGGTCCGGTACGGGCAGTGGCGCCGGGAGGCCGCCGACCCGGGCAAGGTGCCGGAGTACGACGACATCGACGAGCGCAAGGCCGCCGAGATCATCGCCGGGCTGCTGGAACGGGGCGAGGGGTTCGCCGTCGGCCCCGAGGACACCCGCGAGCTGCTCGCCACCTACGGCATCCACGTCCGGCCCGCGCTGTTCGCGCCCACCCCGGACGCCGCCGCGTCCGCCGCCCACTGCCTCGGCTACCCGGTCGCCCTCAAGGCCACCGCACCCCACCTGCGGCACCGCGCCGACCTCGGCGGGGTCCGGCTCGACCTCACGGACGAGGAGCAACTGCGGCGCGCATACGGCGAGTTGACCGAGCTGTTCGGCCCGCCGGAGCAACTGCGGCCGGTGGTGCAGGCCATGGCACCCCGGGGCGTCGACACCGTCGTACGGGCGGTCATCGACCCGGCGGCCGGTGCCGTGCTGTCCTTCGGGCTGGCCGGGGCCGCCTCCCAGCTCCTGGACGACATGGCGCACCGGCTGGTCCCCGTCACCGACCGGGACGCCACCTCCCTGATCCGCTCCATCCGCACCGCCCCCCTCCTCTTCGGCTGGCGCGGCTCCACCCCCGTCGACACCCCCGCCCTGGAAGAACTCCTCCTCCGCGTCTCCCGCCTCGTCGACGACCACCCCGAGGTAACCGCCATCACCCTCGAACCCGTCGTCGTGGCCCCCCACGGCACCACCGTCCTCGACGCCACCATCCGCCTCGCCCCACCCCCGGCCCGCAACGACCAGGGCCCACGCACGCTGCCGACGTACTGA
- a CDS encoding DUF5998 family protein has product MDAMAKTSTTTQGLRAAIERSGYYPALVAEAVEAAVGGEAVKSYLVHQETTFDQNEVRRHVTVLVLTANRFLVSHTDEQAADGTSPTPYATTSTESVKIGRISSVVVSRVVANPEQYTPGTLPREVVLTIGWGAVSRLDLEPAACGDPNCEADHGYTGSSTADDLSLRVSEAGDGPETVRQALAFAQSISEATADVTR; this is encoded by the coding sequence ATGGACGCCATGGCCAAGACCAGTACGACGACCCAGGGGCTTCGCGCGGCGATCGAGCGCAGCGGCTACTACCCGGCCCTCGTGGCCGAGGCGGTGGAGGCCGCTGTCGGCGGCGAGGCCGTCAAGTCGTACCTGGTCCACCAGGAGACCACGTTCGACCAGAACGAGGTCCGCCGCCATGTCACCGTCCTCGTCCTGACCGCCAACCGCTTCCTCGTCAGCCACACCGACGAGCAGGCCGCCGACGGCACCTCCCCGACGCCGTACGCCACCACGTCCACCGAGTCCGTGAAGATCGGCCGGATCTCCTCCGTCGTGGTCAGCCGGGTGGTGGCCAACCCCGAGCAGTACACGCCGGGCACCCTGCCCCGCGAGGTCGTCCTCACCATCGGCTGGGGCGCGGTCAGCCGCCTCGACCTGGAGCCCGCCGCCTGCGGCGACCCGAACTGCGAGGCCGACCACGGCTACACCGGCAGCTCCACCGCCGACGACCTCAGCCTGCGGGTGAGCGAGGCCGGGGACGGCCCGGAGACCGTGCGCCAGGCGCTCGCCTTCGCGCAGTCCATCTCCGAGGCGACCGCGGACGTCACCCGCTGA
- a CDS encoding alkaline phosphatase family protein: protein MQPSPWDALEPLALSSAPLPEYGHGSLADLLPTLAAGLGVPGMTPTITELTPADRVCVFLVDGLGWELLRAHPDEAPFLNSLLGTSRGGTGRPLTAGYPATTATSLGSVGTGLPPGAHGLPGYTVRDPETGGLMNQLRWQPWTPPHAWQPYPTVFELADRAGVHAAQVSSPHFQHTPLTKVALSGGTFVGSLAGEERMDLAAEQLAAGDRSLVYTYYAELDGAGHRYGVGSDTWRGQLMYVDRLAQRLAERLPPRSALYVTADHGMIDIPFDEEHRIDFDEDWELRAGVSLLGGEGRARHVYAVPGAANDVLTCWREVLGDRFWIASRDEAIQAGWFGPHVDERVYPRIGDVVAAAYDDVLITASEREPKESLMVGNHGSMTPAEQLVPLLEVRS from the coding sequence ATGCAGCCCTCGCCCTGGGACGCCCTGGAACCCCTCGCCCTGTCCTCCGCCCCGCTGCCCGAGTACGGCCACGGCTCCCTCGCCGACCTGCTGCCCACCCTCGCGGCCGGCCTGGGCGTCCCCGGCATGACCCCGACGATCACCGAGCTGACCCCCGCCGACCGGGTCTGCGTCTTCCTCGTCGACGGCCTCGGCTGGGAGCTGCTGCGCGCCCACCCCGACGAGGCGCCGTTCCTGAACTCCCTGCTCGGTACCTCGCGCGGCGGCACCGGCCGCCCCCTCACCGCCGGTTACCCGGCGACCACCGCGACCTCGCTGGGCTCCGTCGGCACCGGACTGCCGCCCGGCGCGCACGGCCTGCCCGGCTACACCGTGCGCGACCCGGAGACCGGCGGGCTGATGAACCAGCTCCGCTGGCAGCCCTGGACCCCGCCGCACGCCTGGCAGCCGTACCCCACCGTGTTCGAGCTGGCCGACCGCGCCGGGGTGCACGCCGCCCAGGTGTCCTCGCCGCACTTCCAGCACACCCCGCTGACCAAGGTCGCCCTCAGCGGCGGCACCTTCGTCGGCAGTCTCGCGGGCGAGGAGCGCATGGACCTCGCCGCCGAGCAGCTCGCCGCCGGGGACCGCTCGCTGGTCTACACGTACTACGCCGAACTCGACGGCGCCGGACACCGCTACGGCGTCGGCTCCGACACCTGGCGCGGCCAGCTCATGTACGTCGACCGGCTCGCCCAGCGCCTGGCTGAACGGCTTCCCCCGCGCAGCGCGCTCTACGTCACCGCCGACCACGGCATGATCGACATCCCCTTCGACGAGGAGCACCGCATCGACTTCGACGAGGACTGGGAGCTGCGCGCCGGCGTCTCCCTCCTCGGCGGCGAGGGCCGCGCCCGGCACGTGTACGCGGTGCCCGGCGCGGCGAACGACGTGCTGACCTGCTGGCGCGAGGTCCTCGGCGACCGCTTCTGGATCGCCTCCCGCGACGAGGCGATCCAGGCCGGCTGGTTCGGCCCGCACGTCGACGAGCGGGTGTACCCGAGGATCGGTGACGTGGTCGCCGCCGCCTACGACGACGTGCTGATCACCGCCTCCGAGCGCGAGCCCAAGGAGTCGCTGATGGTCGGCAACCACGGCTCGATGACCCCCGCCGAGCAGCTCGTCCCCCTCCTCGAAGTCCGTTCCTGA
- a CDS encoding thymidine kinase codes for MSELVFFSGTMDCGKSTLALQIEHNRSARGLQGLIFTRDDRAGEGKLSSRLGLVTDAVEAMPGMDLYGHVVALMSRGGRVDYVIVDEAQFLGPEQIDQLARVVDDLDLDVFAFGITTDFRTKLFPGSQRLIELADRIETLQVEAMCWCGARATHNARTVGGEMVVEGEQVVVGDVNRPATAVGYEVLCRRHHRRRMTAAGAQAGALSPDVLPVTSA; via the coding sequence ATGTCCGAGCTGGTGTTCTTCTCCGGAACGATGGACTGCGGGAAGTCGACCCTGGCTCTGCAGATCGAGCACAACCGCTCGGCGCGAGGACTCCAGGGCCTGATCTTCACCCGGGACGACCGGGCCGGCGAGGGCAAGCTGTCCTCCCGCCTCGGCCTGGTCACCGACGCGGTCGAGGCGATGCCGGGCATGGACCTGTACGGCCATGTCGTCGCCCTGATGTCACGCGGCGGCAGGGTCGACTACGTGATCGTGGACGAGGCCCAGTTCCTCGGCCCCGAGCAGATCGACCAGCTCGCCCGGGTGGTGGACGACCTGGACCTCGACGTCTTCGCGTTCGGCATCACCACCGACTTCCGCACCAAGCTGTTCCCCGGCTCCCAGCGCCTGATCGAACTCGCGGACCGGATAGAGACGCTCCAGGTCGAGGCGATGTGCTGGTGCGGCGCCCGCGCCACGCACAACGCCCGTACGGTCGGCGGCGAGATGGTCGTGGAGGGCGAGCAGGTGGTGGTCGGCGACGTCAACCGCCCCGCCACCGCCGTCGGCTACGAGGTCCTGTGCCGCCGCCACCACCGCCGCCGGATGACCGCCGCCGGAGCCCAGGCCGGCGCCCTCTCCCCGGACGTCCTGCCGGTGACCTCCGCCTGA
- a CDS encoding VOC family protein, whose amino-acid sequence MTEAPESAGPRAPHAPGTPCWVSLMTRAADAAEEFYGAVLGWEFRAGPLGRPVRASLGGREVAVINQLPADAGLSAAWTPYLASDDVDLTAERVRLSGGTVAVGPLDAGENGRVAVAADPSGAVFGFCTAWAHPAPAGARGPGMPAWTELRTVSAVRVTTFYARVFGYEAEPPSAPDHITLRSGGRPVVALRGMGHALPRALGAHWLPHFEVADTDATVRQVLELGGRVLEPAHDGPYGRVATVADPQGARFGVARRVGTVPRPRG is encoded by the coding sequence ATGACCGAGGCACCGGAGTCGGCAGGCCCACGAGCGCCCCACGCGCCCGGCACGCCGTGCTGGGTGAGCCTGATGACGCGGGCGGCGGACGCCGCCGAGGAGTTCTACGGGGCCGTGCTCGGCTGGGAGTTCCGGGCCGGTCCGCTCGGCCGCCCGGTACGGGCGTCGCTGGGCGGCCGGGAGGTGGCCGTCATCAACCAACTCCCGGCGGACGCCGGGCTGTCGGCCGCCTGGACGCCCTATCTCGCCTCGGACGACGTGGACCTCACCGCCGAGCGGGTGCGGCTGTCCGGCGGCACGGTGGCGGTGGGCCCGCTGGACGCGGGTGAGAACGGCCGGGTGGCCGTCGCCGCCGACCCGTCCGGCGCGGTCTTCGGCTTCTGCACCGCCTGGGCGCACCCCGCCCCGGCGGGCGCCCGGGGGCCGGGCATGCCCGCGTGGACCGAGCTGCGGACGGTGTCGGCGGTGCGCGTGACGACGTTCTACGCGCGGGTCTTCGGCTACGAGGCGGAGCCGCCGTCGGCCCCGGACCACATCACCCTGCGCAGCGGCGGCCGTCCGGTGGTGGCCCTGCGCGGGATGGGCCACGCCCTCCCCCGCGCCCTGGGCGCGCACTGGCTGCCGCACTTCGAGGTGGCGGACACCGACGCCACGGTCCGCCAGGTGCTGGAGCTGGGCGGCCGGGTGCTGGAACCGGCCCACGACGGCCCGTACGGGAGAGTCGCCACGGTGGCGGACCCGCAGGGGGCCCGGTTCGGCGTGGCGCGCAGGGTGGGGACGGTGCCCCGGCCGCGCGGATAG
- a CDS encoding sulfurtransferase codes for MTVIITAAELARDLAGPTPPTLLDLRWQLSAPDAPAFDARAAYEAGHLPGAVFVDLDRELAAPPGPRGRHPLPDLAEFGAAMRRAGVSASTPVVVYDGGQGWAAARAWWLLRATGHPDVRVLDGGLTAWEGPLSTEVPAPAQGDFAPLPEATGVLDADSAAALAESGVLLDARAGERYRGEVEPIDRVGGHIPGALSAPTMENVGPDGRFLPAADLRDRFKALGVSGDAPVGVYCGSGVSAAHEALALAVAGIPAALYVGSWSEWSSDPSRPVAVGPDPR; via the coding sequence ATGACAGTCATCATCACCGCCGCCGAACTGGCCCGGGACCTGGCCGGACCCACCCCGCCGACGCTGCTGGACCTGCGCTGGCAGCTGAGCGCGCCGGACGCGCCCGCCTTCGACGCCCGCGCCGCCTACGAGGCCGGGCACCTCCCCGGCGCGGTCTTCGTCGACTTGGACCGGGAACTGGCCGCGCCCCCCGGCCCGCGCGGCCGCCATCCCCTGCCGGACCTCGCGGAGTTCGGCGCCGCGATGCGCCGCGCGGGCGTCTCCGCGAGCACCCCGGTCGTCGTGTACGACGGCGGCCAGGGCTGGGCGGCCGCCCGCGCCTGGTGGCTGCTGCGGGCGACGGGTCACCCGGACGTGAGGGTGCTCGACGGCGGGTTGACGGCATGGGAGGGCCCGCTGTCCACGGAGGTACCGGCCCCGGCCCAGGGCGACTTCGCGCCCCTGCCGGAGGCGACCGGAGTGCTCGACGCGGACAGCGCGGCCGCGCTCGCGGAGTCCGGGGTGCTGCTCGACGCCCGCGCTGGGGAGCGGTACCGGGGCGAGGTGGAGCCCATCGACCGGGTCGGCGGGCACATCCCGGGCGCGTTGTCGGCCCCGACCATGGAGAACGTGGGCCCCGACGGCCGCTTCCTCCCCGCCGCCGACCTCCGCGACCGCTTCAAGGCCCTCGGTGTCTCGGGCGACGCCCCGGTCGGCGTCTACTGCGGCTCCGGTGTCTCCGCCGCCCACGAGGCGCTGGCCCTGGCCGTCGCGGGCATCCCGGCGGCGCTGTACGTGGGTTCGTGGTCGGAGTGGTCCAGCGACCCGTCCCGCCCGGTCGCGGTGGGCCCGGACCCGCGCTAG
- the sepH gene encoding septation protein SepH, which translates to MPELRVVAVSNDGTRLVLKAADATEYTLPIDERLRAAVRGDRPRLGQIEIEVESHLRPRDIQARIRAGATAEEVAQLAGIPVDRVRRFEGPVLAERAFMAERARKTPVRRPGENSGPLLGEAVQERLLLRGAEKDTVQWDSWRRDDGTWEVLLVYLVAGEPHSASWTYDPPRRLVQAVDDEARSLIGESDDLAVPEPSFPFVPRIARLPRDRGMDRALDRGDRERPSLPAQPSEPVEETTGERDSLTSLLEAVPSFRGDLVVPERPPEPPEEPAEEVMEEEPPAPAASAGSAYADVLMPRAVSSHRDRLTGATDRQAEADGVRPGRRAAVPSWDEIVFGTRRKKQE; encoded by the coding sequence ATGCCCGAACTGCGTGTCGTGGCCGTCTCGAATGACGGCACACGGCTGGTGCTCAAGGCTGCCGACGCGACGGAGTACACCCTTCCGATCGACGAGCGGCTGCGCGCCGCCGTGCGCGGCGACCGCCCCCGCCTCGGCCAGATCGAGATCGAGGTGGAGAGCCACCTCCGCCCCCGTGACATCCAGGCGCGGATACGAGCCGGTGCCACCGCGGAAGAGGTCGCCCAGCTCGCCGGCATCCCCGTCGACCGGGTCCGCCGCTTCGAGGGCCCGGTGCTCGCCGAGCGTGCCTTCATGGCCGAGCGCGCCCGCAAGACCCCCGTCCGCCGCCCCGGCGAGAACTCCGGCCCGTTGCTCGGCGAGGCCGTGCAGGAGCGGCTGTTGCTGCGGGGCGCGGAGAAGGACACCGTGCAGTGGGACTCCTGGCGCCGCGACGACGGCACCTGGGAGGTCCTGCTCGTCTATCTGGTCGCGGGCGAACCGCACTCGGCGAGCTGGACGTACGACCCGCCCCGGCGGCTCGTCCAGGCCGTCGACGACGAGGCGCGCTCGCTGATCGGCGAGTCCGACGACCTCGCGGTGCCGGAGCCCAGCTTCCCGTTCGTCCCCCGCATCGCACGGCTCCCGCGTGACCGTGGCATGGACCGCGCCCTGGACCGGGGCGACCGCGAGCGGCCCAGCCTGCCCGCGCAGCCGTCCGAGCCCGTCGAGGAGACGACGGGTGAACGCGACTCCCTGACCAGCCTGTTGGAGGCCGTGCCGAGCTTCCGGGGCGATCTGGTGGTGCCGGAGCGGCCGCCGGAGCCCCCGGAGGAGCCGGCCGAGGAGGTCATGGAGGAGGAGCCTCCGGCGCCCGCCGCGTCGGCCGGTTCCGCCTACGCGGACGTACTGATGCCCCGTGCCGTCTCCAGTCACCGCGACCGGCTGACCGGCGCGACGGACCGTCAGGCCGAGGCCGACGGGGTGCGCCCCGGCCGCCGGGCCGCCGTACCGAGCTGGGACGAGATCGTGTTCGGCACCCGGCGCAAGAAGCAGGAATAG
- a CDS encoding D-arabinono-1,4-lactone oxidase — protein MSSTANGKHGTWRNWGGNVTARPARQVTPASVAELAAEIRAAAERGQRVKAVGTGHSFTSVAATDGVLIRPDLLTGIRAIDRAAMTVTVEAGTPLKRLNAALAREGLSLTNMGDIMEQTVAGATSTGTHGTGRESGSIAAQITGLELVTADGSVLTCSAEQNPEIFAAARIGLGALGVVTALTLAVEPLFLLTAREEPMPLDRVLAEFDQLWAENEHFEFYWFPHTGSTNTKRNNRSEGPARPVGRAAGWFEDEFLSNGLFQAVQWAGRAAPVSVPAIARVSSRALSARSYTDIPYRVFTSPRRVRFVEMEYAVPRAALTETLRELKAVIERSGLRISFPVEVRTAPADDIALSTASGRDSAYIAVHMFRGTPYQAYFSAAERVFTAHEGRPHWGKVHTRDAGYLEGVYPRFTEFTALRNRLDPERLFQNDYLRRVLG, from the coding sequence TTGAGCAGCACGGCGAACGGGAAGCACGGAACCTGGCGTAACTGGGGCGGCAATGTCACCGCCCGGCCCGCCCGGCAGGTGACGCCGGCCTCGGTGGCGGAACTGGCCGCCGAGATACGTGCGGCCGCCGAGCGCGGGCAGCGGGTGAAGGCGGTGGGCACCGGGCACTCCTTCACCTCGGTCGCCGCCACGGACGGGGTGCTGATCCGCCCCGATCTGCTGACCGGCATCCGCGCGATCGACCGCGCCGCCATGACCGTCACGGTGGAGGCGGGCACCCCGCTGAAGCGGCTCAACGCGGCGCTGGCGCGCGAGGGCCTGTCGCTCACCAACATGGGCGACATCATGGAGCAGACCGTCGCCGGGGCCACCAGCACCGGCACCCACGGCACCGGCCGGGAGTCCGGCTCCATAGCGGCCCAGATCACCGGGCTCGAACTCGTCACCGCCGACGGCTCGGTGCTCACCTGCTCCGCCGAGCAGAACCCCGAGATCTTCGCCGCCGCCCGGATCGGCCTCGGGGCGCTGGGGGTCGTCACCGCGCTGACCCTCGCCGTCGAGCCGCTGTTCCTGCTGACGGCGCGCGAGGAGCCGATGCCGCTCGACCGGGTGCTGGCGGAGTTCGACCAACTCTGGGCGGAGAACGAGCACTTCGAGTTCTACTGGTTCCCGCACACCGGCAGTACCAACACCAAGCGCAACAACCGCAGCGAGGGCCCCGCGCGGCCGGTGGGGCGGGCGGCCGGCTGGTTCGAGGACGAGTTCCTGTCCAACGGCCTCTTCCAGGCGGTCCAGTGGGCGGGGCGCGCCGCCCCCGTCTCCGTCCCGGCGATCGCCCGCGTCTCCAGCCGGGCGCTGTCGGCGCGGTCGTACACCGACATCCCGTACCGGGTGTTCACCTCGCCGCGCCGGGTGCGGTTCGTGGAGATGGAGTACGCGGTGCCGCGCGCGGCCCTGACGGAGACGCTGCGCGAGCTGAAGGCCGTGATCGAGCGGTCGGGGCTGCGGATCAGCTTCCCCGTGGAGGTGCGCACCGCCCCGGCCGACGACATCGCCCTGTCCACCGCGTCGGGCCGGGACAGCGCCTACATCGCGGTCCACATGTTCCGGGGCACCCCGTACCAGGCGTACTTCAGCGCGGCGGAGCGCGTGTTCACCGCGCACGAGGGGCGGCCGCACTGGGGGAAGGTGCACACGCGGGACGCCGGGTACCTCGAAGGGGTGTATCCGCGCTTCACCGAGTTCACGGCGTTGCGGAACCGGCTGGATCCGGAACGGCTGTTCCAGAACGACTACTTGCGGAGGGTTCTGGGGTAG
- a CDS encoding MFS transporter, whose product MPSPYRALFTEPGTKSFSAAGLVGRMPLSMMGIGVVTMISQLTGRYGLAGALSATMALSAAVLGPQISRLVDRHGQRRVLRPATLVALAAGAGLLVAAHFGRPDWTLFASAAGVGAVPSLGAMIRSRWAALYAGTPKLHTAYSFESVVDEVCFIFGPIISIGLSTAWFPEAGPLLAACFLAVGVFWLTSQRATEPVPHPREDHATGSALRSPGLQVLVATFVATGTIFGAIDVVTVAFADERGHKGAASVVLALYAAGSCVAGLVFGLLRFSGPAQRRWLLGVSAMAMSMIPLLLVGNLALLAAALFVAGLSIAPTMITTMSLIEKHVPRANLTEGMTWVGTGLAVGVALGSAMAGWVIDAAGARAGYGVPVAAGAAAVVVGFLGYRRLRRPVTGRGGTVEQHGEREARNLA is encoded by the coding sequence GTGCCCAGCCCCTACCGCGCCCTGTTCACCGAACCGGGCACCAAGAGCTTCTCCGCCGCGGGTCTCGTCGGCCGGATGCCGCTGTCGATGATGGGCATCGGCGTGGTCACGATGATCTCCCAGCTCACCGGCCGCTACGGCCTCGCGGGCGCCCTCTCGGCCACCATGGCGCTCTCCGCCGCCGTGCTGGGCCCGCAGATCTCCCGCCTGGTCGACCGGCACGGACAGCGCCGGGTACTGCGCCCCGCGACCCTGGTGGCGCTCGCGGCCGGTGCCGGGCTGCTGGTCGCCGCGCACTTCGGCCGGCCGGACTGGACGCTGTTCGCCTCCGCGGCCGGGGTCGGCGCGGTGCCGAGCCTCGGCGCGATGATCCGCTCCCGCTGGGCCGCGCTCTACGCCGGCACCCCGAAGCTGCACACCGCCTACTCGTTCGAGTCGGTCGTCGACGAGGTCTGCTTCATCTTCGGGCCGATCATCTCCATCGGCCTGTCCACCGCCTGGTTCCCGGAGGCGGGCCCGCTGCTCGCGGCCTGCTTCCTGGCCGTCGGCGTCTTCTGGCTGACCTCCCAGCGCGCCACCGAGCCGGTGCCGCACCCGCGCGAGGACCACGCCACCGGCAGCGCGCTGCGCTCCCCCGGGCTCCAGGTGCTGGTGGCGACCTTCGTGGCGACGGGCACGATCTTCGGCGCGATCGACGTGGTCACCGTGGCCTTCGCCGACGAGCGCGGCCACAAGGGCGCGGCCAGCGTGGTCCTGGCGCTGTACGCGGCCGGTTCGTGCGTCGCCGGCCTGGTCTTCGGCCTGCTGCGCTTCTCGGGTCCGGCGCAGCGCCGGTGGCTGCTGGGCGTGAGCGCGATGGCCATGAGTATGATCCCACTCCTACTGGTCGGAAACCTGGCACTTCTGGCCGCGGCACTGTTCGTTGCGGGACTGTCCATCGCACCGACGATGATCACGACGATGTCCCTCATCGAGAAGCACGTACCTCGCGCGAACCTCACCGAGGGCATGACCTGGGTGGGTACCGGTCTGGCGGTCGGGGTCGCGCTCGGCTCCGCCATGGCGGGCTGGGTGATCGACGCGGCCGGCGCGCGCGCCGGGTACGGGGTCCCGGTGGCCGCCGGGGCCGCCGCGGTGGTGGTCGGTTTCCTCGGGTACCGCCGGCTGCGCAGGCCGGTCACGGGGCGGGGAGGCACCGTTGAGCAGCACGGCGAACGGGAAGCACGGAACCTGGCGTAA